A window of Pan paniscus chromosome 16, NHGRI_mPanPan1-v2.0_pri, whole genome shotgun sequence genomic DNA:
AAGTCACTAGATTGAAAAGTTATCACCTGACACTACAGCAAGCACCAACCCCATTTAGGAAGGGAATTGAACTCCAGGCTGTGGCATTTTAACTGCAATGGGCAGAGACAAGGGTGAACTATGTTTACCCAATTTGAgaatttcagctttttttttttgagacacagtttcgctcttggtgcccaggctggagtgcaatggcaagatctcaacccactgcaatctccacctcctgggttcaagcgattctcctggctcagcctccctagtagctgggattacatgcacctgccaccgtgcttggctaattttgtattttcagtagagagggggtttcaccatgttggtcaggctagtcttgaactcctggcctcaggtgatccacctgccttggcctcccaaagtgctgggattacaggtgcgagccactgcacccagccaagaatttcAGCTCCTTGGTGTTAAGAGATTATTCTTTCATCAACAGTGATtagccaaaaacaaaaagaaaaaggcttcAACGGCCCCTTTCCAATTCTAATCTCTTCTTCAGGTACAGACAGCCCGGAGGGGCCAGACGCCGTATTGAGACAGGGCTCAGGTGAGGCTCTTAGGCACGCAGCTGAAGGGAGTTCACCGGCCCAGAGGGTTGAAGACCAACACTAACATTATGAACAAGGCAGGAGTTCCTGCTAACACACCTCCCActccctttcccttctcagaTAGAACCCAACTTGTCACTATAGAAAGTCTAAAtgggggccaggtgaggtggctcacgtctgtaatcccagcactttgggaggctgaggcagacagatcacgaggtcaagagatcgagatcttggccaacatggtgaaagcccatctctgctgaaaacacacacacacacacaaacaaacacacacacacacacacacacacacacacacacacacacacacacacacacacacttagccaggcttggtggggcgtgcctgtagtcccagctactccggagactgagacaggagaatccttgaacccgggaggcagaggttgcagtgagctgggatccaccactgcactccagcctggccacagagcgagactccgcctcaaagaaaaaaagaaaaaggtctaAATGGAAACTGCCCCCAGGAGGCTACATTTCGGAtcaaaaaacttgctggttttaatAGTTTGGCTATAGGTATCCGATAACATGGGCCACTTCAGTCATTGAATCAACGCCAGTAAGGTGGTGGGGAAAGAAATGGGGTCTAGCTCAGAGCCCCAGAGGCATGCGGCGGGCTCATCACCAGGTGGCTTTCCTTGATCATCAGCTGCAGGGCAAGGGCCTGTCCCTCTAACCTTGACCACAGAGATGAAGGCTTGCAGCTGAAAGCCAGGGGCCTAGAACGTTCTCACCGAGGACTGGGTGCAGAGGACTAGAAGTTAAGGAACCTTGGGTCAGCGCCACCACTGGGCGACCACCACACTCCACAACCTCTCTGGCCAGGCTGAGAGGCGTAGGGGGTTGTGATCAATGGGTCTGAGTCTCTCCAAAGGCACATTTAATAGGCGAAGGAGAAAAACACCCCACCTGGCCGGGGCCCCGCCATTGCTGACTTCATTGGTTGGGGATTTCTATAGGAGCAAAACGTTCAGACCTAACGTGGGTGCCCCCCTAAAAGTCCCCGACGGCTAAGGCCAGGGCAAGCTCCAAGTGAGCAGACCTAAGCCTGCGCAGCTGCTTCGGAACGGTTCATAGCCGTGTAACAAGGCCGATTTCTGCCGGCCTTTCTGCCAGGGGAGGAGAAACCCCAGACTTCACAGCGAACGTTCCAGGCCCGCTGAAACGAGCCTTTCTGCTTTCACGAAACCTCGTTCCGGGGGCCTGGCGCGGTGGGTTCCTCATCGTGCCAGCCTCGTGGGCGCTTCCCGGCTGCCCGTCCCGCCCCGTGTCCCGGTGTCCGCCGCGTGCTCACCCAGCCGCCCTGAGCCTGCAGCCAGGCGCGGTGCTGCCCCACGAGCCGCGAGCTCAGCAAGGCCACCAGGCGCTGGCAGTCCCGGGCGACGTCGCCCTCCTGCTCCTTTAGCCGCGGCTGGAAGCCCCACTTCTTCCACCGGGTGGTCACCAGCGGCCCTCTCTCCAGCAGCGTCCCTGCGAAGGTCACGAGCGTCACCACTCTGCCCCAGGTGGGGCCGGGGCTGTCGGAGAGCACGGAATCCGCCATCAGCGCCACCAGCTCGAAGCGGTTCCCGGGGTAGCCGAGGTAGGCGGAGAAGAAGGACCGGTGGATCTGCCGTAACCTGGCGGCCGCGGAGCGCAGCACGGCGGCCTCGGGCGTGGACGGCGTCGGCTCGGGGGTGCCGGGTTCCCGGGCGCAGTACCCCAGGTAGTCGGCCAGCAACCGCTCGGTGCGCTCCCGCAGCGGGTCGGCCATGGTGGTGCGCTCACGCCACTGGTCAACCATGGTCCGGCCTCTGCTGGGGGGCCGGGCCTTCGCTGGTTTTCTTGGCCCGGCCGCGCCTCCCCCAGGGTAGGGCTGCCgtgccccgccccggcccccggCCCCCGGCCCCCGGCCCCCGGTATATTGTTTTTCAGGATTGAGAGAAGAGCCTTTGATGGGAATCCCACCTGCACCTGTTCCAGTCCCCAAGGCAAGGCCTGGTGGTGCGCACGTGTTCGTGTAGCAATCAGATGCACtgtgagactgggttatttagctccagtggcgcgatctcggttcactgcaagctccgcctcccaggttcacaccgttctcctgcctcagcctcccgagtagctgggactacaggcgcccgccaccatacctggctaatttttttggattgtttagtggaaacggggtttcaccgtgttagccaggatggtctcgatctcctgacctcgtgatccgcccgcctctgcctcccgaagtgctgggattataggcgtgagccaccgcgcccggccatctaatatttatattaaactttCTCAGTTCATATTACTCCGTGGCTTCTTTCTCCTGATTGGATCCAGACTGATGCAGAATGGATACTAGCAGTGATATTTCTGGGGGTTCGGGGGTCTGGAGCATGTTGAAATAGCCCTCCCAGGGTGAAAGATGAGTTGCTGCATCTTGCATCACTACAAAAGAGGCACGGCACTTGGCAGCTGTCTTAGTCTGTCCAGGCTGCTATAGCagaatgccatagactgggtggcttataaataaaggcatttatttctcacagttttgttGGCTAAAAAGTCCAAGGTTGAGGCCCTGGCAGGTTCTGTGTCTTGTAAggacctgcttcctggttcatagatagcaggcttcttgctgtgtcctcacattgcAGTAGGTGTGAAGTAGCTTTccggggtctcttttataaggacaataatctcattcatgagggctccacctttgTGATCTaatacctcccaaaggcctcatctctgaataccatcacactgggggttaggatttcaacatatgaattttggggggacacaccTGGAACAGTAAGCCATTTTGGACTTTGAAGGCAACATATACTGTGTTTGTGCTATTTCAACCCAATTGACAGGCTGGTGGATTGAGGAGCAGAATAAGAGAAGACTCTGCAGAAGGTTCGGGCTGCAGTAAAGCTGCCCGACCACTTGGGTCCTGTGATCCAACAGATCCAGTGGGACTTTGTCCAACAGGGATGCTGTATGGAGCCTCTGGCAAGCACTAACAGGAGAGAGTACAGACCTCTAGAATTCTAAAGTAAATCTAGAACCTCTTCTgaagataactactctccttctGAGAAGCAGGTTCTGCCTTGCTACTAGGCCTTGATAGAGGCAGAATGCCTGACCATGAAGCTTGAGCTCCCATCATGAACTGGATGTCATCTGACCTACGTAGCCATAAAATTGAACGTATACAGCAGCCACctatcatcaaatggaaatggCGTATTAGAAACAGCCCAGGCAGGTTCAGAAGGTATAAGTAAATTGTATGAGCAGGCGGCTCAGACTCTTCCAACATCAACTCCTGTTGCTTTGCCTCCTCTCCCTCATTCTACACCTATGGCTTCTTGGGATGCTGCCTATGTCCAGTTGACTGAGGGAGAAAAACCTCCAGCCTGGATTACAGATGGGTCTATATGATGTGCTGGTACCACATGGAAGAGAACAGCTGCAGCATTCACTCACACTCACTCAGGGGTGACTGTGAAGGGCAGTGGTGAAGGAGAATCCTTCCAGTGAGCAGAAATTCAAGGCTGTCCACTATGTCTGGAGTGAGAGATGGCCAGAATACAGACCTAAATTGATTCATGGACAGTCGCTGATGGTTTAGCTGGATGGTCAGGGCCTTAAAAAGAACAGGACTGGAAGATTGGTGACAAGAAAATCTTGGAAAGAGGTATGTGGCTGAATCCCTCCGAATGGGCAGACTGAAGATATTTGCATCTCACCTGAATGCCCACCAAAGGGCATCCACTGCAGAGAAGACCCTGAATCAGATGGACAGAATTACATGCTCTGTGGCTGTCAGCCAGCCTCTCTATGCAGCTGCTGTGGTGTCTGCTCAACGGGCCGATGAACAAAGAGCTCTTGGCAGCAGGGACAGAGGATATGTATGAGTCCAACAACATGGAATTCTCCCTCCAAAGGCTGAGCTGGCTGGTGCTTCTGCTGAGTGCCTAATCTGCCAAAGCAAATGATTTGTTACAGTGAACTAAATAAATGTTGTTAGAACATAAATTTCTGTACATCAAATTCCCATTTGAACTGGTTTTGACATCTTACTGGTTTCCTTATTAATCAGTGAGTTAAAAGCTTGGATACATGTTCATGTTTTATTTGCAAGACAGTCATGATTTTACCTTTTTGTACATTAAACTTTAGCAGCAAGAACATTGTTTTTTCTTAGATTTGCAGTAGCTTTGGGGTAAATGATAAATCCTCTGGAACTGCCATTGGCAACTCAACAATGATGAAAAGAACTAaacaacaaatgaataaattaaccTCAACATAGAATTTCCAGTCCACACAATATGAGGCAGTTTGTAATAAGACTCGGTGAAAATCCTGTCTCTGCAACTTGGAAGCTGTGCAGCTATGGGCAAGTTATTCAACTCTCCTAACCTCAATCTCCCCATCTAAAAATGGGGCATCACGGGGCTGTCACAAGGATTACATGAATCGGTATAtacaaagtgcttagcacagtacctggcacatagtaaatggtTGTCATTCCACAGaaacttttatttgtaaatgGTAAATCCTCTGGCAACGGTGACTATGCTCACTTGCCCCATTATCAGCCAAAACCAAAATGTGACAATATTGGTCTTACCTATGTGGTTTCTGTTTTATTGAGAATAGCTAGTGActgcttattattttttccacGTTTTaagtaacagctttattgagatgtaattcatatACCAAAAAATTAACCCTCTTACAGTCCAGTGGTTTTTAGTctattcacagaattgtgcaatcaccaccactatctaattcAGTTCCCCCCGGAGAAACTCAGTGCCCACTAACCGTCACTCCTCACCCTAGCCCTAAGTGACCACTAATCTGCTTTTCGTCTTTATGAGTTTGCTTATTAggacctttcatatacatggaatccTACAACATGTGGCTCTTTGTCTCTGGTTTCTTTCCCCTggcacaatattttcaaggttcatccatgttgcagcatgtgtccacgctttctttctttgtattccATTCTGTGGATGCACcatattttgttcatccattcatccactgtgGAACATTGGGGCTGTTTCAGCTTTgggctattatgagtaatgctgctatgaacatttgcattcaaatttctgtgtggacatatgttttaatttccctTGGGGAGGCTGCCAATTACCGTGGAAAACACACAGGTTGGAAACAGTGACCTCTGCTTCATGGTTCCTGGTTTCTGACAAAGTTAATCTCTCACCATTGGTGTGCTGCTTAGATAACCTTGGGTTCAAAGACAGACATTTCCTGTTGTCACAGTCTTTACATAAACGCTCATACCATACTTACGATTAGTTGTTTATATGGGTTAAATTAACCATGGAATCACTCCTGATCCCATCTCCTTACTAGAGGGTCTGCATCTTTTTTTCtggtcctatttttaaaaataatgatctttaattgacacataattgtacatatttatggggtacagtgtgttattttgatacatgtatacaatgtgtaatgatcggggtaattagcatattaatCCCTTAAATgtctatcatttatttgtgttgggaatgTGAAAGTTGTTAGAATTCAAATAGAGTCActagtgttttaaaaaaacaaaccatgaCAAATAGAGCTGGGGAGGCCATGAAGAGGGGATTCTCATGCTTGTATGCCTAATACCAAAAATGATCACAAAAGATTCTGCAAAAATTACAACCTTGCACATAGGCTGCTGCAACCTCACACAAAAATTCCTTCTGCAAAGACATCTGCctagcaactgcctgtccaacctcgGACTGGTGTGACCTTTGTTATTGAtatttgtagccaaggataattatttcaaaaccatTATGTAATCcccctcattttttcctttaaaaaccttttttttctttttttttttctttgtttttttgagtcagagtctcgctctgtcgcccaggctggagtgcagtggtgccatctcggctcactgcaagctctacctcctgggttcatgccattctcctgccccagcctcccgagcagctgggactacaggcgcctgccaccacgcccagctaatttatatatatatatatatatttttagtagagacagggtttcaccgtgttagccaggatggtctcaatctcctgacttcgtgatccgcccgcctcggcctcccaaagtcctgggattacaggcatgagccaccgtgcccagccacctttgtttttctttacctcCTGGAATATGCACACAGTTTACTACAGCACACATATTCCTGTTGCAATGCCCTACTTTTGATTAAATATCTTTAGAGAGCCTGtctttgttatttaggttgacaggaacattcaaaattctctcttctagctacttgaaaatacacagtaaatTATTGTTAGTGATAGTCACCCTACAGTGCCGCCAAACACTAGACTCCTATCTTGCTGCAAATTTGATTTCATTAACCaactcctccccaccccctgctgCATCCTTTTTCTAATGACATGAACATATTcagtcatttcatttctttcactgGGGTTGGCCCTGTGGCAGCCCACGGGAGGCCAGAGTCCCCTGTGGAGACTGACCAACCCTGAAGGCCAGCCTGGCTCCAGCCAAGTCCTGTCTAGAAGCAAGAGTCTGTGGTATGTCTGGAAGAGTGACCCAATTCTCTCCGGTCACGGATGAGAGGGCAAGTGGTTTAGCATGGCAATCCTTACAAAGGATCCACAG
This region includes:
- the BCL2L10 gene encoding bcl-2-like protein 10 isoform X3; this encodes MVDQWRERTTMADPLRERTERLLADYLGYCAREPGTPEPTPSTPEAAVLRSAAARLRQIHRSFFSAYLGYPGNRFELVALMADSVLSDSPGPTWGRVVTLVTFAGTLLERGPLVTTRWKKWGFQPRLKEQEGDVARDCQRLVALLSSRLVGQHRAWLQAQGGWVSTRRTPGHGAGRAAGKRPRGWHGWLLSLLQDPLSAGFLEKTAGPGFSVMLVNNSLHLSLDTIIMSFKTFNPLLPAQL
- the BCL2L10 gene encoding bcl-2-like protein 10 isoform X1, whose protein sequence is MVDQWRERTTMADPLRERTERLLADYLGYCAREPGTPEPTPSTPEAAVLRSAAARLRQIHRSFFSAYLGYPGNRFELVALMADSVLSDSPGPTWGRVVTLVTFAGTLLERGPLVTTRWKKWGFQPRLKEQEGDVARDCQRLVALLSSRLVGQHRAWLQAQGGWAESRSVARLECSGGSQLTATSASRVQGFSCLSLRSSWDYRHAPPSLAKMAFVTSSGPPFRWLFGENSWSRLFCHAC
- the BCL2L10 gene encoding bcl-2-like protein 10 isoform X2; the encoded protein is MVDQWRERTTMADPLRERTERLLADYLGYCAREPGTPEPTPSTPEAAVLRSAAARLRQIHRSFFSAYLGYPGNRFELVALMADSVLSDSPGPTWGRVVTLVTFAGTLLERGPLVTTRWKKWGFQPRLKEQEGDVARDCQRLVALLSSRLVGQHRAWLQAQGGWDGFCHFFRTPFPLAFWRKQLVQAFLSCLLTTAFIYLWTRLL